Proteins encoded within one genomic window of Pithys albifrons albifrons isolate INPA30051 chromosome 9, PitAlb_v1, whole genome shotgun sequence:
- the LCOR gene encoding ligand-dependent corepressor isoform X4, translating to MASPCGRQQCSIQRRGVRHQLDSWRHKLIHCVGFESILEGLFGPGLLKDLSLFKDCEPEGVSDWSFDENCLFCCLRREKVKEHLVSLDEPASEAGQEALLRQEQAKIIRFERQAEEFLNAVFYRKDSPRVSDPNIPLVAREIMQRMIRQFAAEYTSKNSSTQDSSQPNSTKNQSLLKASLVASSPTAATAQNPVLSKLLMADQDSPLDLTVRKSQSEPSEQDGVLDLSTKKSPCAGSTSLSHSPGCSSTSGNGRPGRPSQHHPEGLQSGDGVPPRSLQDGTREGYGHSTSLKVPLARSLQISEELLSRNQFSTAASHGPSGLQNHGQHLILSREASWAKPHYEFNFSRMKFRGNGALSNISDLPFLTENSAFQKMALQTKQDGKKDVSHSSPVDLKIPQVRGMDLSWESRTGDQYSYSSLVMGSQTESALSKKLRAILPKQNRRSLLDAGPDSWGSDAEQSTSGQPYPTSDQEGDPGSKQPRKKRGRYRQYNSEILEEAISVVMSGKMSVSKAQSIYGIPHSTLEYKVKERLGTLKNPPKKKMKLMRSEGQDVSVKIELDPQGEGAQSANELKDE from the exons gGTTTGAAAGTATTCTAGAAGGCCTGTTTGGACCTGGATTATTAAAAGATCTCAGTTTGTTTAAAG ACTGTGAGCCTGAAGGTGTTTCTGATTGGTCTTTTGATGAAAATTGTCTTTTCTGCTGcctgagaagagaaaaagtgaag GAACACTTAGTCAGTCTGGATGAGCCAGCCTCGGAAGCTGGACAAGAAGCTCTTCTTAGACAAGAGCAAGCAAAAATCATTCGTTTTGAAAGGCAAGCGGAAGAGTTCCTCAATGCAGTCTTTTACAGAAAAG ACAGTCCTAGGGTCTCTGACCCCAATATTCCCTTAGTGGCCCGTGAGATCATGCAGCGAATGATCCGACAGTTTGCTGCTGAATATACCTCAAAAAATAGCTCTACTCAGGACTCCAGCCAGCCCAATAGCACAAAGAACCAAAGCCTGCTGAAAGCATCTCTGGTCGCCtcctctcccactgctgcaACTGCTCAGAACCCCGTGCTCAGCAAACTGCTCATGGCTGACCAAGACTCGCCTCTGGACCTTACTGTCAGAAAGTCTCAGTCAGAACCTAGTGAACAAG ACGGTGTGCTTGATTTATCCACTAAGAAGAGTCCTTGTGCTGGCAGCACCTCTCTGAGTCACTCTCCAGGGTGCTCCAGTACTTCAGGAAATGG GCGACCTGGGAGACCCAGCCAGCACCATCCGGAGGGACTACAGAGTGGTGATGGGGTACCTCCAAGAAGCTTGCAGGATGGAACCAGGGAAGGTTATGGCCACTCCACATCTCTTAAAGTACCGCTGGCTCGATCACTCCAGATTAGTGAAGAACTGCTGAGCAGAAACCAGTTTTCTACGGCTGCCAGCCATGGGCCATCTGGACTACAGAATCATGGACAGCACTTAATACTATCCAGGGAGGCTTCTTGGGCAAAACCACACTACGAATTCAATTTCAGCCGCATGAAATTCAGGGGAAATGGTGCACTCAGCAACATCAGTGACCTTccttttcttacagaaaactCTGCCTTTCAAAAAATGGCACTTCAAACTAAACAGGATGGGAAAAAGGACGTGAGCCATTCATCTCCTGTGGATTTAAAGATACCACAAGTTCGAGGCATGGACCTTTCATGGGAGTCCCGCACTGGTGACCAGTACAGCTATAGCTCTTTGGTAATGGGTTCACAAACGGAGAGCGCGCTTAGCAAAAAGTTAAGGGCTATCCTTCCAAAACAAAATAGGAGAAGTTTGCTGGATGCTGGACCAGATTCCTGGGGCTCAGATGCTGAACAGTCTACCTCTGGACAGCCATATCCCACCTCAGATCAAGAGGGAGATCCTGGCTCCAAGCAACCTAGGAAGAAAAGAGGGAGATACAGACAGTACAACAGCGAGATACTGGAGGAAGCAATCTCTGTGGTTATGAGTGGGAAAATGAGTGTTTCCAAAGCTCAGAGTATTTATGGGATCCCCCACAGTACACTGGAGTACAAAGTTAAAGAGAGGCTGGGCACTTTGAAAAACcctccaaagaaaaaaatgaaattaatgagGTCGGAGGGACAGGATGTTTCAGTAAAGATTGAATTAGATCCCCAGGGAGAAGGAGCACAAAGTGCAAATGAATTGAAAGATGAATAG